One part of the Vibrio palustris genome encodes these proteins:
- a CDS encoding protein-L-isoaspartate(D-aspartate) O-methyltransferase: MANPKAEKLVQFLAEQGISDERVLSAIYALPREHFVAQAMMHQAYDNNALPIGQGQTISQPYIVAKMTQLLELTPFSRVLEIGTGSGYQTAILSQLVERVYSVERIKSLQWNAKRRLKKLDIYNVSTKHSDGWEGWASKGPFDAIIVTAAADNIPQALIDQLADHGRLVIPVGNEQQQLYKVVRQGGTYLSQPVEEVRFVPLVSGELA, encoded by the coding sequence ATGGCTAACCCAAAAGCTGAAAAGTTAGTTCAGTTTTTAGCCGAACAAGGCATTAGCGATGAACGTGTGTTATCGGCGATTTATGCTTTACCAAGGGAGCACTTTGTTGCACAAGCGATGATGCATCAAGCTTATGACAATAATGCGCTGCCTATTGGACAAGGACAAACCATCTCTCAGCCATATATTGTGGCAAAAATGACACAGTTGCTTGAATTAACGCCATTTAGTCGAGTGCTGGAAATTGGTACTGGCTCGGGCTACCAAACGGCAATCTTGTCACAATTGGTAGAGCGAGTGTACTCGGTTGAACGCATCAAGTCGTTGCAGTGGAATGCCAAACGTCGGCTAAAGAAATTGGATATTTATAACGTTTCGACCAAGCATAGTGATGGCTGGGAAGGTTGGGCTAGTAAAGGACCTTTCGATGCTATTATTGTGACGGCTGCTGCGGATAACATACCTCAGGCATTAATTGATCAATTAGCGGATCATGGGCGATTGGTTATTCCTGTCGGCAATGAACAGCAACAATTGTATAAGGTCGTACGTCAAGGCGGCACTTATTTATCTCAACCGGTGGAAGAAGTTCGCTTCGTACCTTTAGTCTCAGGTGAATTAGCGTAA
- the pncC gene encoding nicotinamide-nucleotide amidase encodes MRKDVKRFLIVESQYALSQKVGRQLHAAKHVLVTAESCTGGGVAALVTDVAGSSQWFDRAFVTYSNEAKHAMIGVKESTLETFGAVSEPVVQEMASGALAASQGTLAVAISGIAGPSGGSEHKPVGTVCFAWADTSGWQHVSTQYFTGSRREVRAQAVCYALQIISEHLSPVIE; translated from the coding sequence ATGCGAAAAGATGTAAAGAGGTTTTTGATCGTGGAATCGCAATACGCATTAAGTCAAAAAGTTGGTAGACAGCTACACGCGGCTAAGCATGTATTAGTGACTGCTGAGTCGTGCACGGGCGGCGGTGTAGCGGCTTTAGTGACCGATGTTGCTGGAAGTTCGCAGTGGTTCGATCGCGCTTTTGTGACTTATAGTAATGAAGCAAAACACGCGATGATTGGTGTAAAAGAGTCGACACTAGAGACTTTTGGCGCCGTATCTGAGCCGGTAGTTCAAGAAATGGCGAGCGGCGCATTAGCAGCGTCACAAGGAACGTTAGCGGTTGCGATCAGTGGTATTGCCGGCCCAAGTGGGGGCTCAGAGCACAAACCGGTAGGGACGGTATGTTTTGCGTGGGCCGATACCTCAGGGTGGCAACATGTGAGTACTCAATATTTTACAGGGAGTCGCCGCGAGGTTCGCGCTCAAGCCGTTTGTTATGCTTTACAAATCATTAGCGAACATCTCAGTCCAGTCATAGAGTGA
- the mutS gene encoding DNA mismatch repair protein MutS, which produces MTAEQKHTPMMQQYLKLKAENPDILLFYRMGDFYELFYDDAKRASQLLDISLTKRGASAGEPIPMAGVPFHAVENYLAKLVQQGESVAICEQIGDPATSKGPVERKVVRIITPGTVTDEALLSERVDNLIAAIYYQDGRFGYSTLDLTSGRFQLCEPESEEEMAAELQRTAPRELLFPEDFTPVHLMEHRQGNRRRPIWEFEIDTAKQQLNQQFGTKDLIGFGVENAQRGLCAAGCLIQYVKDTQRTTLPHIRSLTLDRQDQSVILDAATRRNLELTQNLSGGLDNTLAEVLDQCATAMGSRMLKRWIHQPMRHIDTLNQRLDAIAEFKDSGVFSDIQPVLKAIGDIERILARLALRSARPRDLARLRNALQQLEELREVTQELKHPYLHKLAQYTRPQDDLCDLLTSAIIDNPPVVIRDGGVIAPGYNEELDHCRDLANGATEYLEKLERDERERHGIDTLKVGYNNVHGFYIQVSRGQSHLVPPHYIRRQTLKNAERYIIPELKEHEDKVLNSKSQALALEKKLWEQLFDLLLPHLEALQNLASALSQFDILQNLAERAESLDYCRPQLTDSTGIHIQAGRHPVVEQVMSDPFISNPIDLDPQRQMLIITGPNMGGKSTYMRQTALIALMAHIGSFVPAEQASIGLLDRIFTRIGASDDLASGRSTFMVEMTETANILHNATKHSLVLMDEIGRGTSTYDGLSLAWASAEWLAKQIGALTLFATHYFELTELPQLLPNLVNVHLDAVEHGETIAFMHSVNEGAASKSYGLAVAGLAGVPKTVIKNARQKLAQLEQLGHQSAPSTQNAVDIANQLSLIPEPSEIEERLANLDPNDLSPRQALDLVYQLKKML; this is translated from the coding sequence GTGACTGCTGAACAAAAACATACCCCAATGATGCAACAATATCTCAAACTCAAAGCTGAGAACCCAGATATTTTGTTATTTTACCGTATGGGAGATTTTTACGAACTCTTCTACGATGATGCGAAACGGGCATCGCAATTGCTCGATATATCGCTAACCAAACGTGGAGCTTCAGCAGGTGAGCCAATTCCAATGGCCGGTGTTCCTTTTCATGCTGTCGAAAACTACTTAGCTAAGTTAGTACAGCAAGGTGAATCCGTCGCTATTTGTGAACAAATTGGCGATCCCGCCACGAGCAAAGGCCCTGTAGAACGTAAAGTAGTACGGATTATTACCCCAGGCACAGTCACCGATGAAGCGTTACTCTCCGAGCGCGTCGATAACCTTATTGCGGCTATCTATTATCAAGATGGACGCTTTGGTTATTCTACGCTGGATTTAACTTCAGGTCGCTTCCAATTATGTGAACCTGAGTCGGAAGAAGAAATGGCCGCGGAGTTACAACGCACAGCCCCGCGCGAATTGTTATTTCCCGAAGATTTCACCCCCGTCCATTTGATGGAGCATCGCCAAGGTAACCGACGTCGCCCTATCTGGGAGTTTGAGATTGATACTGCGAAACAACAACTTAATCAACAATTCGGTACAAAAGATTTAATTGGTTTTGGCGTAGAGAATGCCCAGCGCGGATTATGCGCAGCAGGCTGTTTGATTCAATATGTTAAAGACACGCAGCGCACTACTTTACCTCATATTCGCTCGTTAACCTTAGATCGCCAAGATCAATCGGTGATTTTGGATGCCGCGACACGACGCAATCTTGAGCTGACGCAAAATTTATCTGGCGGACTTGATAATACCCTTGCCGAAGTACTCGACCAATGTGCGACTGCTATGGGAAGTCGTATGCTCAAACGCTGGATTCACCAGCCTATGCGCCATATTGATACCCTAAACCAGCGCTTAGACGCCATTGCAGAATTTAAAGACAGCGGCGTATTTTCAGATATTCAGCCAGTACTAAAAGCGATTGGCGATATTGAACGTATTTTAGCGCGTTTAGCTCTACGCTCGGCGCGCCCGCGGGATCTCGCCCGTTTACGTAATGCGCTCCAGCAGTTAGAAGAATTACGCGAAGTCACTCAAGAACTGAAACATCCGTATTTACATAAACTGGCTCAATACACTCGCCCACAAGACGATTTATGTGACTTATTAACGTCCGCGATTATTGATAACCCTCCAGTGGTGATCCGCGATGGCGGCGTCATTGCCCCTGGCTACAATGAAGAGTTGGATCATTGCCGCGATCTCGCAAATGGCGCAACAGAATATCTAGAGAAGCTGGAACGTGATGAACGTGAACGTCACGGCATTGATACGCTAAAGGTTGGTTACAACAATGTACACGGATTTTATATTCAAGTAAGTCGTGGGCAAAGTCATCTTGTACCACCGCATTATATCCGTCGCCAAACGTTAAAAAATGCTGAACGCTATATCATTCCGGAGCTTAAAGAACATGAAGATAAAGTGCTTAACTCCAAGTCACAAGCATTGGCACTCGAGAAAAAATTGTGGGAACAATTATTTGACTTACTGCTCCCGCACTTAGAAGCACTGCAAAATTTAGCGTCAGCCTTATCGCAATTCGATATATTGCAAAACTTAGCTGAACGTGCGGAGAGTCTCGATTATTGCCGCCCGCAGTTGACTGACTCTACGGGAATTCATATTCAAGCAGGTCGACACCCAGTGGTCGAACAGGTCATGAGCGACCCTTTTATTTCTAACCCGATCGACCTTGATCCTCAGCGCCAAATGCTGATCATTACCGGACCAAACATGGGCGGTAAATCAACTTATATGCGTCAAACTGCTTTAATTGCTCTCATGGCTCATATTGGATCATTTGTCCCAGCAGAACAGGCAAGCATCGGTCTGCTTGATCGCATCTTTACGCGTATCGGTGCATCAGATGATCTTGCATCGGGACGCTCTACCTTCATGGTTGAAATGACCGAAACCGCCAACATTTTGCATAACGCCACCAAACATAGCTTAGTGTTAATGGATGAAATCGGTCGTGGTACCAGCACTTATGATGGCTTATCACTCGCATGGGCAAGTGCAGAATGGCTAGCTAAACAAATCGGTGCACTCACATTATTTGCGACGCACTACTTTGAACTCACTGAATTGCCACAATTGTTGCCTAACTTAGTCAACGTACATTTAGACGCGGTAGAACATGGCGAGACCATTGCCTTTATGCACTCAGTCAATGAAGGCGCCGCCAGTAAATCCTATGGATTAGCCGTTGCAGGGCTCGCTGGTGTGCCAAAAACAGTGATTAAGAATGCTCGCCAAAAGTTAGCGCAGCTTGAGCAACTAGGTCATCAATCAGCACCATCAACCCAGAATGCTGTCGATATCGCCAATCAATTAAGTTTGATCCCTGAACCCAGTGAAATAGAGGAGCGTCTTGCCAATCTTGATCCGAACGATCTCTCGCCACGTCAAGCGCTCGATCTGGTTTATCAGTTAAAGAAAATGCTGTAG
- the surE gene encoding 5'/3'-nucleotidase SurE — MTEKKLNILLSNDDGVHAEGIRTLAEELKDIATITIVAPDRNRSGASNSLTLEQPLRVNEIAPRCYSVQGTPTDCVHFALNELMKGSLPDLVVTGINHGANLGDDVLYSGTVAAAMEAHFLGVPAMAFSLVGKQCFTTAAKIAKRLVQQHVSMPIPDNRLLNINVPDVMLEHLEGIQTTRLGARHHAEAMIRQQDPRGQDIYWLGPPGQKQDAGQGTDFYAIEHGFVSITPLQVDLTAHEALGSITQWLKG, encoded by the coding sequence ATGACTGAAAAAAAATTGAACATATTACTGAGTAATGATGATGGCGTTCATGCTGAGGGGATTCGTACCTTAGCTGAAGAGCTAAAAGATATTGCAACGATAACGATCGTCGCTCCTGACCGTAACCGGTCAGGAGCATCAAACTCGCTCACTTTAGAACAGCCTTTACGAGTTAATGAAATTGCCCCGCGTTGTTATTCTGTGCAAGGGACACCCACTGATTGTGTACACTTTGCCTTAAATGAATTGATGAAAGGTTCACTACCGGATTTAGTGGTGACTGGCATTAATCATGGTGCCAATTTAGGTGATGATGTGTTGTATTCGGGGACGGTTGCGGCGGCAATGGAGGCCCATTTTCTTGGTGTGCCCGCGATGGCCTTTTCATTGGTAGGTAAACAATGCTTTACCACGGCCGCCAAGATTGCGAAGCGACTAGTACAGCAGCATGTATCTATGCCTATTCCTGATAATCGTTTGTTAAACATTAATGTTCCGGACGTGATGTTGGAACACCTTGAGGGGATACAAACGACCCGGTTAGGCGCACGTCATCATGCTGAAGCGATGATTCGCCAGCAAGATCCACGTGGGCAAGACATCTATTGGCTAGGTCCTCCAGGACAAAAGCAAGATGCAGGACAAGGAACGGATTTCTACGCGATTGAGCATGGTTTTGTATCAATTACACCGCTACAGGTTGATTTAACTGCTCATGAAGCTCTGGGTTCTATCACTCAATGGTTGAAAGGATAG
- a CDS encoding peptidoglycan DD-metalloendopeptidase family protein, whose protein sequence is MIKSQLKCAVLMTTLSSVLLGCAPHAPAPVSGLGKDYDSIQRGSYRGSYYVVKPGNTLYFISYVTDKSIEEIISYNNLTPPYVIHPGDKLKLWQPRYQAPSYGRKSKTSEQKNSTPSVPSTPKAVYPHVAKAASPSKKSKNTPKEGGKTTNKGIDSTKTKEYVGSESKGNVNANVSHANFSDQKITKWYWPTKGRVVKNYSAGNQGNRGIDIAGQRGQSITAAAAGVVVYSGNALRGYGNLVIIKHNDDYISAYAHNDKLLVKEGQNVRGGQKIATMGSSGASSVRLHFEIRYQGKSVNPKRYLP, encoded by the coding sequence ATGATTAAATCCCAACTTAAATGTGCCGTGCTGATGACAACATTATCTAGTGTATTACTAGGATGTGCTCCCCATGCGCCAGCACCAGTCTCTGGGTTGGGTAAAGATTATGACTCCATTCAACGAGGAAGTTACCGCGGGAGTTACTACGTTGTAAAACCGGGGAATACATTGTATTTCATTTCTTATGTGACCGATAAGAGTATTGAAGAAATAATTAGTTACAACAATTTAACGCCTCCTTATGTGATTCACCCCGGAGATAAACTTAAACTGTGGCAACCTCGCTACCAAGCGCCAAGTTATGGCCGTAAGTCCAAGACTTCTGAGCAAAAAAACAGCACCCCATCTGTGCCGTCAACCCCTAAAGCTGTGTATCCGCATGTCGCAAAAGCAGCATCTCCATCTAAAAAGTCTAAAAATACCCCTAAAGAGGGTGGAAAAACCACCAATAAGGGGATTGATTCAACAAAAACAAAAGAGTATGTTGGTTCTGAAAGTAAAGGCAATGTAAATGCTAATGTAAGTCATGCTAATTTTAGTGACCAAAAAATCACCAAATGGTATTGGCCGACGAAAGGCAGAGTAGTGAAAAACTATTCTGCGGGTAACCAAGGTAATCGGGGTATTGATATCGCTGGTCAGCGTGGACAATCGATTACCGCGGCGGCTGCGGGGGTGGTTGTATACTCGGGTAATGCGTTACGAGGATATGGCAACCTGGTCATCATTAAACATAATGATGATTACATTAGTGCTTATGCGCACAATGACAAGTTGTTAGTCAAGGAAGGCCAGAATGTGAGAGGTGGACAAAAGATTGCGACTATGGGCAGTTCTGGAGCATCTAGCGTTCGATTACATTTTGAAATTCGTTATCAAGGTAAGTCCGTTAATCCAAAACGTTACTTACCGTAA
- the rpoS gene encoding RNA polymerase sigma factor RpoS: protein MSISNTATKVEEFEFDAIHHNDSSSDAPTKKSNDSHEDVEVSSKSLDATQMYLSEIGFSPLLTAEEEVLYARRALRGCDTARKRMIESNLRLVVKISRRYGNRGLALLDLIEEGNLGLIRAVEKFDPERGFRFSTYATWWIRQTIERALMNQTRTIRLPIHVVKELNIYLRTARELSQRLDHEPTAEEIAFELDKPVEDVSKMLRLNERISSVDTPIGGDGDKALLDIIPDGNHSDPEVSTQDNDIKASLVNWLDELNPKQKEVLARRFGLLGYEPSTLEEVGREISLTRERVRQIQVEGLRRLREILVKQGLSMESLFNVETEF, encoded by the coding sequence ATGAGTATTAGTAATACCGCTACAAAGGTTGAAGAATTTGAGTTTGATGCAATTCATCATAATGATTCGAGTTCTGATGCTCCAACGAAAAAAAGTAACGATTCTCACGAAGATGTAGAAGTATCTTCAAAGAGTTTAGACGCGACTCAAATGTACTTAAGTGAGATCGGCTTTTCACCACTCTTAACAGCAGAAGAAGAAGTACTGTACGCTCGACGTGCACTTCGTGGCTGTGATACTGCTCGAAAACGCATGATTGAAAGTAACTTGCGATTAGTTGTTAAAATTTCTCGCCGTTATGGTAATCGTGGTCTAGCTCTTCTTGATCTGATTGAAGAAGGTAACCTTGGTCTTATTCGCGCCGTCGAAAAATTTGATCCAGAACGTGGATTTCGTTTTTCAACGTATGCAACGTGGTGGATTCGACAAACCATTGAACGCGCTCTTATGAACCAAACGCGTACAATTCGTTTACCTATTCACGTGGTAAAAGAGCTCAACATTTACTTGCGTACTGCACGTGAATTGTCTCAGCGCTTAGACCACGAGCCGACAGCAGAAGAAATCGCGTTCGAGCTTGATAAGCCAGTGGAAGATGTCAGTAAAATGCTGCGTCTCAATGAGCGTATCAGTTCAGTAGATACTCCAATTGGTGGTGATGGCGATAAAGCGTTATTAGATATCATTCCTGACGGTAACCATTCTGATCCTGAAGTTTCGACTCAAGACAATGATATCAAAGCGTCACTAGTCAACTGGTTAGATGAACTGAATCCAAAGCAGAAAGAAGTTCTAGCTCGTCGTTTTGGGTTGTTGGGCTATGAACCCTCTACGTTAGAGGAAGTCGGCCGTGAAATCAGTCTGACCCGTGAACGTGTTCGTCAGATTCAAGTAGAAGGCTTACGACGCTTACGTGAGATCCTTGTGAAACAAGGTTTGAGCATGGAATCGCTATTTAACGTTGAAACTGAATTCTAA